The following proteins are encoded in a genomic region of Periophthalmus magnuspinnatus isolate fPerMag1 chromosome 21, fPerMag1.2.pri, whole genome shotgun sequence:
- the LOC117388866 gene encoding bromodomain adjacent to zinc finger domain protein 2B-like isoform X4, with protein MTDSPYEPEEAVSMSSQSGSLSGSSEDTDSSSDPENLEEEEEEEDDPSDGSDATDSDKDYKLTKKLPRLTHSTYDTPKKNPGSTAIDMDTTTGQRNRSCVPLISAHPPNPLLSKPSEEQHLRINPDMKEQDWWFSLKSKTSSLSNPLFLSSKSPPLSVLPTLPPQKLSHNARLSVSSSIDMARNMTSWGLHVDSSALKRLVSKSDSSTQAQDVHVKNSTSQSSSLSSLSRVFESSPAKNKTAPLFNSHTNGLTQDAPLALVVQPRNPTNSPVAPCSQFPMPINYLSSKQPPSISPYKGTSGLMCQALCKLNGQNKTDKIKTEDSDDSLIDGNDTEDASSNTSDSSSSVGVTFESSDDAKGNRETSSDGYRTPQKHNKQLQSSPSPSANYSLLKTSCLTLDSCGNVMTRLETLKNHSSNIVFSTPASLPVQRRRVTDEKALRVPLDFGWQRVTRVRAEAGRLQGEVCYYAPCGKKLRLYPDVLKYLLRNGITEISRDNFSFSTKIHLGEFYQAREGPEGLQWLPLAEEEIAPCIIAMDGRRQRKAQGQHTHSLQPLVHSPDSADAKLLRKLEAQEIARQATQMKIMKNLERQARAQAAKEAKKQRAILAAEEKRKKKEQLKILKQQEKIRRIQQIRLEKEVRAQQILEAKRKKKEEAANAKILKAEKRSQEREMRRQHAILQKHQEKERRRQHLMLLKEAEARKKAEEKERLKKERNDEKLLNKERKLELRRLELQELKKPREDQCLTDHKPLPDLSHIPGLVLSGRAFSDCLMVLQFVHRFGKVLSLNTLSLSELQGGLLNMTDCVDKVQKLLVNMVSAAVGDPNLPHTHKMKTALGELLSNVKLDSDNVSEALRIYMENHCDPDSYLNILALSLRTKDFRALHPSEKTAILAYLVNKLCCCKAVVSEIDKNIDHMAGLRKEKWIVEGALRKLRRIHAKKTGMKVAEGTQNCDNLAATNKRKRKEAESEEDEDEEEESDDEEDEEAEEEEGKKAKRIEEQDDNIHSASVEELEKQIEKVAKQKTELRQKLLEASYSLRSMMLGQDRYRRSYWLLPECGGVFVEGMESEQCHEDILSEKRHSTGQETPLKEEDVDREAKTTTDSNLSIHNNLREPINSNADHSPLDSTHFPSPKFKNSSWTSASVPLHHKSSVFVNQWISNLPPPCTKPIVNTSPVPSSCSSQTPPSALISSAYSSTEDGDMQQQYAQSGTHHGGGILCDMSRELTSSGLPFAGSSVPPTRDLTSQHARGNANGAPFQTSHLSVSNTQPTAPSTDSPTPAPSSHPAEDVALHQEHSNPTPVPKDMLHGWWWMPNVEELNHLCKALHCRGIREKALAKQIQKNTEYLAQIYNHKDDAVIDVVKLEKQAYCKEMVDQWCVQKQAMKWDIRALRQVEEWESRVISASLQVKDWTPPKPQSQWEDLLYHEHKSSSSPALLSPLDTAVSRLAELERNIDRRKEEEDSPWRRLWHKALSEVHSSAQLVLCIQQLQNNIPWHRAITKTECQICHSGDNEELLLLCDGCDKGCHVYCHKPKINSIPEGDWFCPVCSNKTTSGFVIQQSVQSLQTQTHPSPTSGGGKRASEGKPSGKPSVSGELIKEETASRSSSTPRKSIKEGKKRKADSGTSGSKTKRDPPVSKKAKMRDGGTDELDVCQQLLGELETHQDAWPFLKPVNPKSVPGYKKVVKKPMDLSTIREKIANKQYSCLESFTDDVNLVFDNCERFNEDDSEIGKAGHIMRRFFNKRRAELLK; from the exons ATGACAGATTCA CCCTATGAACCTGAGGAGGCTGTGAGTATGAGTAGCCAATCTGGATCTCTGTCGGGGAGCTCCGAAGACACTGACAGCAGCTCTGATCCTGAAAActtggaggaagaggaggaagaggaggatgaccCCAGTGATGGAAGTGATGCCACTGACTCAGATAAAGATTATAAGTTGACAAAAAAGCTCCCG CGGCTGACGCACAGCACATATGACACTCCGAAGAAGAACCCTGGAAGTACAGCTATAGATATGGACACCACCACAGGCCAGCGAAATCGGTCCTGTGTCCCTCTGATCTCAGCTCATCCTCCCAACCCTCTTCTGTCCAAACCTTCAGAGGAGCAGCACTTGAGAATCAACCCAGATATGAAGGAACAAGATTGGTGGTTCTCTCTAAAATCCAAGACCTCTTCCTTATCAAATCCATTATTTTTGTCATCCAAATCTCCTCCCCTGTCTGTTTTACCCACGTTGCCACCTCAAAAGTTATCTCACAATGCCAGATTGTCGGTGTCTTCTTCTATAGATATGGCTCGCAATATGACATCATGGGGACTTCATGTAGACAGTAGTGCTCTAAAGAGG CTGGTCTCAAAATCAGATTCCTCAACCCAAGCCCAAGATGTACATGTCAAAAACTCTACCTCTCAATCATCCAGTCTCTCATCCCTGAGTAGAGTATTTGAATCATCTCCAGCCAAGAACAAAACTGCTCCTCTTTTCAATTCTCACACAAATGGATTGACTCAGGATGCTCCACTGGCTCTGGTCGTTCAACCACGTAATCCCACAAACAGTCCAGTAGCCCCTTGCTCCCAATTTCCAATGCCTATCAACTATCTATCAAGTAAGCAGCCACCAAGTATTTCCCCATATAAAGGTACCAGTGGTTTAATGTGTCAGGCTCTCTGTAAACTAAATGGGCAAAATAAGACAGATAAGATTAAAACTGAAGACTCTGATGACTCCTTAATAGATGGTAATGATACTGAAGATGCCAGCAGTAACACATCAG ATTCTAGCAGCAGTGTTGGAGTAACCTTTGAATCTTCTGATGATGCAAAAGGCAACCGTGAGACCAGTAGTGATGGATACAGGACTCCTCAGAAACATAACAAACAGTTACAGTCCTCACCCAGTCCCTCAGCCAACTACTCCCTTCTCAAGACGTCGTGCCTGACCTTGGACAGTTGTGGCAATGTAATGACCAGATTAGAGACATTGAAAAACCACAGCAGTAACATTGTATTTTCTACACCAGCCTCTCTCCCAG tacagaggaggagagtaacAGATGAGAAGGCGTTAAGAGTACCTTTGGATTTTGG CTGGCAGAGAGTGACGCGGGTTCGGGCTGAGGCGGGGCGTCTGCAGGGAGAAGTCTGTTACTACGCTCCCTGTGGAAAGAAGCTCAGATTGTATCCAGATGTACTGAAG taTTTACTCAGAAATGGGATAACTGAAATTTCTCGAGATAACTTCAGCTTCAGCACTAAAATCCATCTTGGGGAGTTCTACCAAGCCAGAGAAGGACCAGAA GGTTTACAGTGGCTGCCGTTAGCTGAGGAGGAGATTGCCCCCTGTATCATCGCTATGGATGGAAGGCGTCAACGGAAAGCTCAGggtcaacacacacactcactgcaGCCTCTTGTTCATTCACCAGACAGTGCTGATGCCAAGCTGCTGAGGAAACTGGAGGCTCAAG AAATAGCTCGACAAGCCACTCAAATGAAAATCATGAAAAACCTTGAGAGGCAGGCAAGAGCACAAGCAGCCAAGGAAGCAAAGAAACAACGAG CGATATTGGCGGCTGAGGAAAAACGCAAAAAGAAGGAACAGCTGAAGATTCTTAAACAGCAA GAGAAGATCCGGCGCATTCAGCAAATCCGCCTGGAGAAGGAAGTCCGTGCACAGCAAATTCTGGAG gcaaaaaggaaaaagaaagaagaagccGCCAATGCCAAAATATTAAAGGCAGAGAAAAGAAGCCAG GAaagggagatgaggagacagCATGCAATTTTGCAGAAGCACCAG gagaaggagagaagaaggcAACATCTAATGCTTCTGAAGGAAGCAGAGGCCCGTAAGAAAGCAGAG GAGAAGGAGCGTCTAAAGAAGGAAAGGAATGATGAGAAACTGttgaacaaagaaagaaaactgGAGCTCAGACGGCTGGAATTACAAGAGCTGAAAAAACCTAGAGAAGACCAGTGTTTAACAGATCATAAG CCACTTCCAGATCTCTCCCATATTCCTGGCCTTGTTCTGTCTGGTAGAGCGTTCTCAGACTGCCTCATGGTTCTACAGTTCGTGCATAGATTTGGGAAAGTCCTGAGCCTAAACACACTGAGTCTAAGTGAGCTTCAGGGAGGATTACTGAACATGACAGACTGTGTGGACAAAGTACAGAAGCTTCTGGTGAACATggtctctgctgctgtggggGACCCCAATCTACCTCACACACACAAG ATGAAAACTGCCTTAGGAGAGCTTCTGTCAAACGTGAAGTTGGACAGTGACAATGTATCAGAGGCTCTGAGGATCTACATGGAAAATCACTGTGATCCAGATTCTTACTTGAACATTTTGGCTCTGAGTCTTAGGACCAAAGACTTCCGTGCCCTCCATCCATCAGAGAAGACCGCCATACTGGCATATCTGGTGAACAAACTCTGCTGCTGTAAAGCTGTGGTCAG TGAAATTGATAAAAACATTGATCACATGGCCGGTTTAAGGAAGGAGAAGTGGATTGTGGAGGGAGCACTTCGCAA ACTAAGGAGAATTCATGCCAAGAAAACTGGAATGAAAGTGGCAGAGGGCACGCAGAATTGTGATAACCTTGCAGCTACGaacaaaaggaaaagaaaagaggCTGAAAGTGAGGAAgacgaggatgaagaggaggagagtgacgatgaagaggacgaggaggctgaagaggaggaggggaagaaagCTAAGAGAATTGAAGAG CAGGATGACAACATACATTCTGCCAgtgtggaggagctggagaaacaAATTGAGAAAGTGGCTAAA caaAAGACTGAGCTCAGACAGAAGCTCCTGGAGGCCTCATATTCACTGCGCTCCATGATGCTGGGACAGGACCGCTACAGGAGGTCTTACTGGCTTCTCCCTGAGTGTGGAGGTGTCTTTGTGGAGGGGATGGAATCTGAACAAT GTCATGAGGATATTCTGAGCGAGAAGAGACACAGCACTGGACAAGAGACGCCTTTAAAAGAGGAAGATGTCGACAGAGAGGCCAAAACGACCACGGACTCAAACCTCAGTATTCACAATAACCTAAGAGAGCCCATAAACTCTAATGCTGATCATTCTCcactggattctactcattttccCAGCCCCAAGTTCAAAAACAGTTCATGGACAAGTGCCTCTGTACCTCTGCATCACAAAAGTAGCGTGTTTGTGAACCAGTGGATCAGCAATCTGCCTCCTCCATGTACTAAGCCCATTGTCAACACGAGTCCTGTTCCTTCTTCATGCTCTTCACAGACTCCTCCTTCAGCTCTTATTTCTAGTGCTTATAGTTCGACTGAGGATGGAGACATGCAGCAGCAG TATGCCCAGTCTGGCACTCATCACGGCGGAGGGATATTGTGCGACATGTCCAGAGAATTGACAAGTTCAGGCCTGCCCTTCGCTGGCAGCTCTGTACCCCCCACGAGGGATCTGACTTCCCAGCATGCACGGGGCAATGCGAACGGCGCCCCCTTCCAGACAAGTCACCTCTCTGTCAGCAACACCCAGCCCACCGCGCCCTCGACGGACAGCCCCACCCCAGCCCCCTCCTCCCACCCTGCTGAGGATGTGGCACTGCACCAGGAGCACTCCAACCCTACGCCTGTCCCGAAGG ACATGCTACATGGCTGGTGGTGGATGCCAAATGTAGAGGAACTGAATCATCTCTGCAAGGCACTTCATTGTCGAGGGATCAGAGAGAAGGCTTTAGCTAAACAGATACAAAAGAACACGGAGTACCTGGCCCAGATCTATAATCATAAAGACG ATGCAGTTATTGATGTAGTAAAGCTGGAAAAACAAGCTTATTGTAAGGAGATGGTTGACCAGTGGTGTGTTCAGAAACAGGCCATGAAGTGGGACATTCGTGCATTAAGACAGGTTGAGGAGTGGGAATCAAGAGTCATTTCTGCCAGTCTGCAAGTTAAG GACTGGACACCCCCTAAACCTCAGTCCCAGTGGGAGGATCTGCTTTACCATGAGCATAAGTCATCCTCATCTCCTGCCCTCCTCAGCCCTCTGGATACAGCTGTCAGCAGGCTGGCAGAGTTGGAGCGGAATATCGACCGGAG gaaagaagaagaggactCCCCCTGGAGGAGACTGTGGCACAAGGCTCTGTCTGAGGTCCACAGCTCTGCTCAGCTGGTCCTGTGCATTCAGCAGCTGCAGAACAATATTCCCTGGCATCGGGCCATTACAAAAACA GAGTGCCAGATATGTCACAGTGGTGATAATGAAGAGTTGCTCCTGCTGTGTGATGGTTGTGATAAAGGATGCCATGTTTATTGTCACAAACCCAAGATCAACTCTATACCAGAGGGGgactggttttgtcctgtttgttCAAACAAG ACTACTTCGGGTTTTGTCATTCAGCAAAGTGTCCAATCCCTACAGACACAGACGCATCCGAGTCCAACATctggaggagggaagagggccAGTGAAGGAAAACCAAGCGGTAAGCCATCTGTGTCCGGAGAGCTCATCAAAGAGGAGACTgccagcaggagcagcagcacgCCAAGGAAAAGTATCAAGgaagggaaaaaaaggaaagcAGACAGCGGTACATCCGGCTCCAAGACCAAACGTGACCCTCCTGTCTCAAAGAAGGCCAAAATGAGAGATGGAGGCACTGATGAGCTGGACGTGTGCCA gcAGCTGTTAGGTGAGTTGGAGACTCACCAAGACGCCTGGCCGTTCCTCAAACCTGTGAACCCCAAGTCTGTCCCTGGATATAAGAAGGTGGTGAAGAAGCCCATGGACCTCTCCACCATCAGAGAGAAAATCGCCAATAAGCA GTATTCATGTTTGGAGAGCTTTACGGATGATGTGAACCTAGTCTTTGACAACTGTGAACGATTCAATGAAGATGATTCTGAAATTGGAAAAGCAGGACACATTATGAGAAGATTTTTCAACAAAAGAAGGGCTGAATTACTGAAGTGA
- the LOC117388866 gene encoding bromodomain adjacent to zinc finger domain protein 2B-like isoform X6, which produces MTDSPYEPEEAVSMSSQSGSLSGSSEDTDSSSDPENLEEEEEEEDDPSDGSDATDSDKDYKLTKKLPRLTHSTYDTPKKNPGSTAIDMDTTTGQRNRSCVPLISAHPPNPLLSKPSEEQHLRINPDMKEQDWWFSLKSKTSSLSNPLFLSSKSPPLSVLPTLPPQKLSHNARLSVSSSIDMARNMTSWGLHVDSSALKRLVSKSDSSTQAQDVHVKNSTSQSSSLSSLSRVFESSPAKNKTAPLFNSHTNGLTQDAPLALVVQPRNPTNSPVAPCSQFPMPINYLSSKQPPSISPYKGTSGLMCQALCKLNGQNKTDKIKTEDSDDSLIDGNDTEDASSNTSDSSSSVGVTFESSDDAKGNRETSSDGYRTPQKHNKQLQSSPSPSANYSLLKTSCLTLDSCGNVMTRLETLKNHSSNIVFSTPASLPVQRRRVTDEKALRVPLDFGWQRVTRVRAEAGRLQGEVCYYAPCGKKLRLYPDVLKYLLRNGITEISRDNFSFSTKIHLGEFYQAREGPEGLQWLPLAEEEIAPCIIAMDGRRQRKAQGQHTHSLQPLVHSPDSADAKLLRKLEAQEIARQATQMKIMKNLERQARAQAAKEAKKQRAILAAEEKRKKKEQLKILKQQEKIRRIQQIRLEKEVRAQQILEAKRKKKEEAANAKILKAEKRSQEREMRRQHAILQKHQEKERRRQHLMLLKEAEARKKAEEKERLKKERNDEKLLNKERKLELRRLELQELKKPREDQCLTDHKPLPDLSHIPGLVLSGRAFSDCLMVLQFVHRFGKVLSLNTLSLSELQGGLLNMTDCVDKVQKLLVNMVSAAVGDPNLPHTHKMKTALGELLSNVKLDSDNVSEALRIYMENHCDPDSYLNILALSLRTKDFRALHPSEKTAILAYLVNKLCCCKAVVSEIDKNIDHMAGLRKEKWIVEGALRKLRRIHAKKTGMKVAEGTQNCDNLAATNKRKRKEAESEEDEDEEEESDDEEDEEAEEEEGKKAKRIEEDDNIHSASVEELEKQIEKVAKQKTELRQKLLEASYSLRSMMLGQDRYRRSYWLLPECGGVFVEGMESEQFCPGHEDILSEKRHSTGQETPLKEEDVDREAKTTTDSNLSIHNNLREPINSNADHSPLDSTHFPSPKFKNSSWTSASVPLHHKSSVFVNQWISNLPPPCTKPIVNTSPVPSSCSSQTPPSALISSAYSSTEDGDMQQQYAQSGTHHGGGILCDMSRELTSSGLPFAGSSVPPTRDLTSQHARGNANGAPFQTSHLSVSNTQPTAPSTDSPTPAPSSHPAEDVALHQEHSNPTPVPKDMLHGWWWMPNVEELNHLCKALHCRGIREKALAKQIQKNTEYLAQIYNHKDDAVIDVVKLEKQAYCKEMVDQWCVQKQAMKWDIRALRQVEEWESRVISASLQVKDWTPPKPQSQWEDLLYHEHKSSSSPALLSPLDTAVSRLAELERNIDRRKEEEDSPWRRLWHKALSEVHSSAQLVLCIQQLQNNIPWHRAITKTECQICHSGDNEELLLLCDGCDKGCHVYCHKPKINSIPEGDWFCPVCSNKTQTHPSPTSGGGKRASEGKPSGKPSVSGELIKEETASRSSSTPRKSIKEGKKRKADSGTSGSKTKRDPPVSKKAKMRDGGTDELDVCQQLLGELETHQDAWPFLKPVNPKSVPGYKKVVKKPMDLSTIREKIANKQYSCLESFTDDVNLVFDNCERFNEDDSEIGKAGHIMRRFFNKRRAELLK; this is translated from the exons ATGACAGATTCA CCCTATGAACCTGAGGAGGCTGTGAGTATGAGTAGCCAATCTGGATCTCTGTCGGGGAGCTCCGAAGACACTGACAGCAGCTCTGATCCTGAAAActtggaggaagaggaggaagaggaggatgaccCCAGTGATGGAAGTGATGCCACTGACTCAGATAAAGATTATAAGTTGACAAAAAAGCTCCCG CGGCTGACGCACAGCACATATGACACTCCGAAGAAGAACCCTGGAAGTACAGCTATAGATATGGACACCACCACAGGCCAGCGAAATCGGTCCTGTGTCCCTCTGATCTCAGCTCATCCTCCCAACCCTCTTCTGTCCAAACCTTCAGAGGAGCAGCACTTGAGAATCAACCCAGATATGAAGGAACAAGATTGGTGGTTCTCTCTAAAATCCAAGACCTCTTCCTTATCAAATCCATTATTTTTGTCATCCAAATCTCCTCCCCTGTCTGTTTTACCCACGTTGCCACCTCAAAAGTTATCTCACAATGCCAGATTGTCGGTGTCTTCTTCTATAGATATGGCTCGCAATATGACATCATGGGGACTTCATGTAGACAGTAGTGCTCTAAAGAGG CTGGTCTCAAAATCAGATTCCTCAACCCAAGCCCAAGATGTACATGTCAAAAACTCTACCTCTCAATCATCCAGTCTCTCATCCCTGAGTAGAGTATTTGAATCATCTCCAGCCAAGAACAAAACTGCTCCTCTTTTCAATTCTCACACAAATGGATTGACTCAGGATGCTCCACTGGCTCTGGTCGTTCAACCACGTAATCCCACAAACAGTCCAGTAGCCCCTTGCTCCCAATTTCCAATGCCTATCAACTATCTATCAAGTAAGCAGCCACCAAGTATTTCCCCATATAAAGGTACCAGTGGTTTAATGTGTCAGGCTCTCTGTAAACTAAATGGGCAAAATAAGACAGATAAGATTAAAACTGAAGACTCTGATGACTCCTTAATAGATGGTAATGATACTGAAGATGCCAGCAGTAACACATCAG ATTCTAGCAGCAGTGTTGGAGTAACCTTTGAATCTTCTGATGATGCAAAAGGCAACCGTGAGACCAGTAGTGATGGATACAGGACTCCTCAGAAACATAACAAACAGTTACAGTCCTCACCCAGTCCCTCAGCCAACTACTCCCTTCTCAAGACGTCGTGCCTGACCTTGGACAGTTGTGGCAATGTAATGACCAGATTAGAGACATTGAAAAACCACAGCAGTAACATTGTATTTTCTACACCAGCCTCTCTCCCAG tacagaggaggagagtaacAGATGAGAAGGCGTTAAGAGTACCTTTGGATTTTGG CTGGCAGAGAGTGACGCGGGTTCGGGCTGAGGCGGGGCGTCTGCAGGGAGAAGTCTGTTACTACGCTCCCTGTGGAAAGAAGCTCAGATTGTATCCAGATGTACTGAAG taTTTACTCAGAAATGGGATAACTGAAATTTCTCGAGATAACTTCAGCTTCAGCACTAAAATCCATCTTGGGGAGTTCTACCAAGCCAGAGAAGGACCAGAA GGTTTACAGTGGCTGCCGTTAGCTGAGGAGGAGATTGCCCCCTGTATCATCGCTATGGATGGAAGGCGTCAACGGAAAGCTCAGggtcaacacacacactcactgcaGCCTCTTGTTCATTCACCAGACAGTGCTGATGCCAAGCTGCTGAGGAAACTGGAGGCTCAAG AAATAGCTCGACAAGCCACTCAAATGAAAATCATGAAAAACCTTGAGAGGCAGGCAAGAGCACAAGCAGCCAAGGAAGCAAAGAAACAACGAG CGATATTGGCGGCTGAGGAAAAACGCAAAAAGAAGGAACAGCTGAAGATTCTTAAACAGCAA GAGAAGATCCGGCGCATTCAGCAAATCCGCCTGGAGAAGGAAGTCCGTGCACAGCAAATTCTGGAG gcaaaaaggaaaaagaaagaagaagccGCCAATGCCAAAATATTAAAGGCAGAGAAAAGAAGCCAG GAaagggagatgaggagacagCATGCAATTTTGCAGAAGCACCAG gagaaggagagaagaaggcAACATCTAATGCTTCTGAAGGAAGCAGAGGCCCGTAAGAAAGCAGAG GAGAAGGAGCGTCTAAAGAAGGAAAGGAATGATGAGAAACTGttgaacaaagaaagaaaactgGAGCTCAGACGGCTGGAATTACAAGAGCTGAAAAAACCTAGAGAAGACCAGTGTTTAACAGATCATAAG CCACTTCCAGATCTCTCCCATATTCCTGGCCTTGTTCTGTCTGGTAGAGCGTTCTCAGACTGCCTCATGGTTCTACAGTTCGTGCATAGATTTGGGAAAGTCCTGAGCCTAAACACACTGAGTCTAAGTGAGCTTCAGGGAGGATTACTGAACATGACAGACTGTGTGGACAAAGTACAGAAGCTTCTGGTGAACATggtctctgctgctgtggggGACCCCAATCTACCTCACACACACAAG ATGAAAACTGCCTTAGGAGAGCTTCTGTCAAACGTGAAGTTGGACAGTGACAATGTATCAGAGGCTCTGAGGATCTACATGGAAAATCACTGTGATCCAGATTCTTACTTGAACATTTTGGCTCTGAGTCTTAGGACCAAAGACTTCCGTGCCCTCCATCCATCAGAGAAGACCGCCATACTGGCATATCTGGTGAACAAACTCTGCTGCTGTAAAGCTGTGGTCAG TGAAATTGATAAAAACATTGATCACATGGCCGGTTTAAGGAAGGAGAAGTGGATTGTGGAGGGAGCACTTCGCAA ACTAAGGAGAATTCATGCCAAGAAAACTGGAATGAAAGTGGCAGAGGGCACGCAGAATTGTGATAACCTTGCAGCTACGaacaaaaggaaaagaaaagaggCTGAAAGTGAGGAAgacgaggatgaagaggaggagagtgacgatgaagaggacgaggaggctgaagaggaggaggggaagaaagCTAAGAGAATTGAAGAG GATGACAACATACATTCTGCCAgtgtggaggagctggagaaacaAATTGAGAAAGTGGCTAAA caaAAGACTGAGCTCAGACAGAAGCTCCTGGAGGCCTCATATTCACTGCGCTCCATGATGCTGGGACAGGACCGCTACAGGAGGTCTTACTGGCTTCTCCCTGAGTGTGGAGGTGTCTTTGTGGAGGGGATGGAATCTGAACAAT TCTGCCCAGGTCATGAGGATATTCTGAGCGAGAAGAGACACAGCACTGGACAAGAGACGCCTTTAAAAGAGGAAGATGTCGACAGAGAGGCCAAAACGACCACGGACTCAAACCTCAGTATTCACAATAACCTAAGAGAGCCCATAAACTCTAATGCTGATCATTCTCcactggattctactcattttccCAGCCCCAAGTTCAAAAACAGTTCATGGACAAGTGCCTCTGTACCTCTGCATCACAAAAGTAGCGTGTTTGTGAACCAGTGGATCAGCAATCTGCCTCCTCCATGTACTAAGCCCATTGTCAACACGAGTCCTGTTCCTTCTTCATGCTCTTCACAGACTCCTCCTTCAGCTCTTATTTCTAGTGCTTATAGTTCGACTGAGGATGGAGACATGCAGCAGCAG TATGCCCAGTCTGGCACTCATCACGGCGGAGGGATATTGTGCGACATGTCCAGAGAATTGACAAGTTCAGGCCTGCCCTTCGCTGGCAGCTCTGTACCCCCCACGAGGGATCTGACTTCCCAGCATGCACGGGGCAATGCGAACGGCGCCCCCTTCCAGACAAGTCACCTCTCTGTCAGCAACACCCAGCCCACCGCGCCCTCGACGGACAGCCCCACCCCAGCCCCCTCCTCCCACCCTGCTGAGGATGTGGCACTGCACCAGGAGCACTCCAACCCTACGCCTGTCCCGAAGG ACATGCTACATGGCTGGTGGTGGATGCCAAATGTAGAGGAACTGAATCATCTCTGCAAGGCACTTCATTGTCGAGGGATCAGAGAGAAGGCTTTAGCTAAACAGATACAAAAGAACACGGAGTACCTGGCCCAGATCTATAATCATAAAGACG ATGCAGTTATTGATGTAGTAAAGCTGGAAAAACAAGCTTATTGTAAGGAGATGGTTGACCAGTGGTGTGTTCAGAAACAGGCCATGAAGTGGGACATTCGTGCATTAAGACAGGTTGAGGAGTGGGAATCAAGAGTCATTTCTGCCAGTCTGCAAGTTAAG GACTGGACACCCCCTAAACCTCAGTCCCAGTGGGAGGATCTGCTTTACCATGAGCATAAGTCATCCTCATCTCCTGCCCTCCTCAGCCCTCTGGATACAGCTGTCAGCAGGCTGGCAGAGTTGGAGCGGAATATCGACCGGAG gaaagaagaagaggactCCCCCTGGAGGAGACTGTGGCACAAGGCTCTGTCTGAGGTCCACAGCTCTGCTCAGCTGGTCCTGTGCATTCAGCAGCTGCAGAACAATATTCCCTGGCATCGGGCCATTACAAAAACA GAGTGCCAGATATGTCACAGTGGTGATAATGAAGAGTTGCTCCTGCTGTGTGATGGTTGTGATAAAGGATGCCATGTTTATTGTCACAAACCCAAGATCAACTCTATACCAGAGGGGgactggttttgtcctgtttgttCAAACAAG ACACAGACGCATCCGAGTCCAACATctggaggagggaagagggccAGTGAAGGAAAACCAAGCGGTAAGCCATCTGTGTCCGGAGAGCTCATCAAAGAGGAGACTgccagcaggagcagcagcacgCCAAGGAAAAGTATCAAGgaagggaaaaaaaggaaagcAGACAGCGGTACATCCGGCTCCAAGACCAAACGTGACCCTCCTGTCTCAAAGAAGGCCAAAATGAGAGATGGAGGCACTGATGAGCTGGACGTGTGCCA gcAGCTGTTAGGTGAGTTGGAGACTCACCAAGACGCCTGGCCGTTCCTCAAACCTGTGAACCCCAAGTCTGTCCCTGGATATAAGAAGGTGGTGAAGAAGCCCATGGACCTCTCCACCATCAGAGAGAAAATCGCCAATAAGCA GTATTCATGTTTGGAGAGCTTTACGGATGATGTGAACCTAGTCTTTGACAACTGTGAACGATTCAATGAAGATGATTCTGAAATTGGAAAAGCAGGACACATTATGAGAAGATTTTTCAACAAAAGAAGGGCTGAATTACTGAAGTGA